The DNA sequence GTGACCGGCCAGCCGGATTGGGGTAGCGTCCAGATCCGCTATGCGGGCGCCCAGATTGACCAGGAAGGGCTGTTGCAATACCTGATCGGTTTTCGCAATCACAATGAATTCCATGAACAATGCGTGGAACGGATTTTCATGGACATCATGCGCCAGTGCCGGCCGCAGAAACTGGCTGTCTACGCGCGTTACACGCGGCGCGGCGGCTTGGACATCAATCCGTGGCGCAGCAACTTCACGACGGCGCAACGTCCGTCCAATTTACGCAATGCCCGCCAATAACCTTCGGCAATAACTATTAGAAACTTCCCTCCTGAACAGCACTCTAATATATATGCCGGTTTTGGCCGACATACTTCGTTTCGAAGCCCAATATTAGATTGATCGCTTGCACTATTTTCCTGCTCTCAATCAAAGTATCTGCCCAACGCGCGGCATATTCTTCGGCATTACGATATCGAAAAAGAGGTCTATAATCCGTTTCGGACGCCAATTTTGTGCAACGCAACATAGAATTTTGCAACATGACTAACCTCGCAAAAATCCTGTCGGCAAGCAATGTCGTTCTTGATCTCGAAGTATCGAGCAAGAAGCGCGCATTCGAGCAGGCGGGACTGATCTTTGAAAACAATTGCGGCATTGCGCGCTCAGTAGTGTCCGACAACCTGTTTGCGCGCGAGCGGCTGGGATCGACCGGGTTGGGCCATGGAGTAGCCGTGCCGCATGGACGGATCAAGGGATTGAAATCGCCGCTGGCGGCCTTCGTGCGGCTGAAGGAGCCCATTCCGTTCGAATCGCCCGACGGACAGCCGGTGAGACTACTGGTTTTCCTGCTCATTCCGGACCAGGTGACGCAGCAGCATCTGGAAATCCTGTCAGAAATCGCCGAAATGTTTTCCGATGAGGGCTTCCGCAACGTACTGACTACAGACCCGGATCCATTATCGGTACATGCACGCATTGTTGCACGACAGCCAATCGCGCATGCATAATCCGGACAGTTTCCTCTGTCCATCCGTACCATGCCCACTGCCACCCATCTGACCATTCAGCAGCTTTACGACGATACCCGCGAAGCGCTACAGTTGGGCTGGTTTGCCGGCTTTCCCGGCGGCGAGCGCCGCATCTCGGGCGATGCAACCTCGGCCGCCGACCAGGTCGGCCACCTGAACCTGATCCATCCCGGCCGCCTGCAAGTCTTCGGGCATCAGGAAATCCAGTATTACAACCGCCTTTCACCCTCGTCCCGCGCCTATCAGAC is a window from the Noviherbaspirillum sp. UKPF54 genome containing:
- a CDS encoding PTS sugar transporter subunit IIA, producing the protein MTNLAKILSASNVVLDLEVSSKKRAFEQAGLIFENNCGIARSVVSDNLFARERLGSTGLGHGVAVPHGRIKGLKSPLAAFVRLKEPIPFESPDGQPVRLLVFLLIPDQVTQQHLEILSEIAEMFSDEGFRNVLTTDPDPLSVHARIVARQPIAHA